A genomic segment from Coleofasciculus sp. FACHB-T130 encodes:
- a CDS encoding DUF4126 domain-containing protein: protein MDTLLSIAIGIGLSAACGFRIFVPPLVMSMAALFGHLPLAPNFEWMGTYPALLTFAIATCVEIAAYYIPWIDNLLDIVSTPTAIAVGTFLTAAIIPHDDPLVQWTIAVIAGGGSAGIVQALTGMVRFSSTALTGGFGNGVVSTLEAGGAIILSILAIWLPVVTVALVISCGILLWRKGYLRLPNPRES, encoded by the coding sequence ATGGATACCTTATTAAGTATTGCAATTGGCATTGGTTTGAGTGCGGCTTGTGGTTTTCGGATCTTTGTCCCGCCGCTAGTGATGAGCATGGCAGCACTGTTTGGACATCTGCCACTGGCACCGAATTTTGAGTGGATGGGAACTTATCCAGCGTTGCTGACATTTGCTATAGCGACTTGTGTTGAAATTGCCGCTTATTACATTCCGTGGATAGATAATTTGCTGGATATCGTTTCTACACCAACTGCGATCGCTGTCGGCACTTTCTTAACCGCTGCCATCATTCCCCACGACGATCCTTTAGTTCAGTGGACAATCGCAGTGATTGCGGGTGGAGGTTCGGCGGGTATCGTGCAAGCCTTAACGGGTATGGTTCGCTTTTCTTCAACCGCACTCACCGGAGGATTCGGTAATGGGGTGGTTTCCACTCTGGAAGCAGGGGGTGCGATTATTCTATCCATCCTGGCGATTTGGTTGCCTGTCGTGACTGTCGCCTTGGTAATCAGTTGTGGGATCTTGCTTTGGCGGAAAGGATATCTCAGGCTACCCAATCCCAGAGAGTCTTGA
- a CDS encoding pentapeptide repeat-containing protein, translating to MKDLIRNLLSFSSNRISSSGGRVTQDMLLFDSLYAAQEIAFILGGEWDGCNGVVLPKKDELAVNTAAKLVGAQWCYCEDKSAILIKFAADDLKRRYAAGERYFINANLRGAWLCECLLSEANLSWAKLNLANLSRANLSKAELSKADLSEANLSEANLSTANLTRTNLAKANLRLADLRGANLSKAFLSEANLSEADLRGANLELADLRGADLSGTNLSGVNLKEAKVIEADLARATLANDSI from the coding sequence ATGAAAGACTTAATCCGAAATTTATTATCATTCTCCAGCAACCGGATTAGTAGTTCTGGAGGCCGGGTAACGCAAGATATGCTCTTATTCGACTCCTTATATGCTGCCCAAGAAATTGCTTTTATTCTCGGCGGTGAATGGGATGGTTGTAATGGGGTGGTATTGCCTAAAAAAGACGAATTAGCGGTTAACACGGCGGCTAAATTAGTCGGGGCGCAATGGTGCTATTGTGAAGACAAAAGTGCCATTTTAATCAAATTTGCTGCTGATGATCTGAAGCGGCGTTATGCAGCCGGAGAAAGGTATTTTATCAATGCTAACTTGAGAGGTGCTTGGCTTTGTGAGTGCTTATTGAGCGAAGCTAACCTGAGTTGGGCAAAACTGAATTTAGCGAACTTAAGCAGAGCAAACCTAAGTAAAGCGGAGTTAAGTAAGGCAGATTTGAGTGAAGCGAATTTGAGCGAAGCAAATCTGAGTACAGCTAACCTAACGAGAACCAATCTAGCGAAGGCTAACTTGCGGCTGGCAGATTTACGAGGGGCAAATTTGAGTAAAGCTTTCTTGAGTGAAGCGAACCTCAGTGAAGCCGATTTAAGGGGAGCAAATTTAGAACTTGCCGACTTAAGAGGCGCAGATTTGAGTGGAACGAACCTGAGTGGGGTCAACTTGAAAGAGGCCAAGGTGATTGAAGCAGATTTGGCAAGAGCAACCCTAGCGAATGATTCAATTTGA
- a CDS encoding glycoside hydrolase family 15 protein → MKRIYWFASAIIVILLTTFILESKVSFLGAITQQEAFGHPGTCPTWSPSTLTFLGTAQNPTSKVWFTGFDGIISQIFYPSADKAATVDWQFLVGDSAKTWVDEEKQDTISQVSLNNTRSLSWKITNTAKNGKYQIDKTIFTDPNHNTLIQQVTFTALSGTLDNFNLYTLYHPAIDNNGKATTGYSTTYKNIQMLIAKNPTSNQASALASSLGFKKGMMSSGFVGRSDGWQDLKGGEVDNTMNWTYEKATNGNIAQMAMFDLSPYANQKSVTFNLVLGFGNSDKNAESEAAGTLKDNFSTMLSAYNTQWNSYTNHLNTYGGTADTQYYVAAMVLKAATDKASGAMVAGLGNPWGNSNYSICTPSGIEMSGGYHLIWPRDLYKFASALLVAGDTATPKKALDWLLSTLQQPDGHFLQNAFADGTPYWNGIQMDETAFPIILAWKLGRTDADTYIKHIKPAADYIVKNGPVTGQERWEENAGYSPGTIAAEIAGLVCAADIAKINGDTTSEKRYLATADYWQGMVENWTFTASGSIGNGKYFERIDDNGNPNDGHILHIGNGGGDRDERSIVDSSFLELVRHGVKAANNPYILASLPAIDSTIKQTIPGKGEGWFRYNHDGYGETSTGADYTGAGIGRLWPIFTGERGHFAIARGNKADSYLATMRAFANPSYMISEQVWDLNAPSGYIPGTPTKSMTPLSWSMGEYITLLASNYTGKVMDMPEVVYQRYVVNSSKPHQGKTVDYNEANAKKGLALTIYYKGLLTNSEQVKLHWGYNNWQQVTDSLMIQREDGFWETTLSVPPVGTTLNFAFTDGNNWDNNGGNNWNETISNS, encoded by the coding sequence TTGAAAAGAATTTATTGGTTTGCAAGTGCCATTATTGTCATTTTGTTAACAACTTTTATCCTAGAAAGTAAAGTTTCTTTTCTAGGTGCCATAACCCAACAGGAAGCCTTTGGTCATCCCGGCACTTGTCCAACTTGGTCGCCTTCAACCCTCACCTTTCTCGGTACTGCCCAAAACCCAACTTCAAAAGTGTGGTTCACGGGTTTCGATGGCATCATTAGCCAGATATTTTATCCTTCGGCTGACAAAGCAGCGACGGTAGATTGGCAGTTTTTAGTAGGCGATTCGGCAAAAACTTGGGTTGATGAAGAAAAGCAGGATACTATCAGCCAGGTTAGTTTGAATAATACGCGATCGCTTTCTTGGAAGATTACCAATACGGCGAAAAACGGCAAGTATCAAATCGACAAGACAATTTTCACCGACCCCAATCACAATACTTTAATTCAGCAGGTAACATTCACCGCGCTCAGCGGAACGCTGGATAATTTTAATCTTTATACTTTGTATCATCCAGCTATTGACAATAACGGAAAAGCCACTACAGGTTACAGCACTACTTACAAGAATATTCAAATGCTGATTGCTAAAAATCCCACCAGCAATCAAGCATCGGCATTGGCGAGTTCTCTAGGTTTTAAAAAAGGCATGATGTCTTCTGGATTCGTCGGACGCAGCGACGGCTGGCAAGATCTCAAAGGCGGTGAAGTTGATAATACGATGAACTGGACTTATGAGAAGGCAACCAATGGCAACATTGCACAGATGGCAATGTTCGATCTCAGTCCTTATGCCAACCAGAAATCGGTCACTTTTAACCTGGTACTTGGCTTTGGCAACAGTGACAAAAACGCTGAATCGGAAGCCGCAGGAACCCTAAAAGATAATTTCTCTACGATGCTGTCCGCTTACAACACACAATGGAACAGCTACACCAATCATTTAAATACCTATGGCGGCACCGCAGATACTCAGTATTATGTTGCGGCAATGGTACTGAAGGCAGCGACTGACAAAGCATCGGGTGCGATGGTTGCAGGTTTGGGGAATCCGTGGGGGAACTCTAACTACTCAATTTGCACTCCATCCGGCATCGAAATGTCAGGCGGCTACCACCTCATTTGGCCTCGTGACTTGTATAAATTTGCCAGCGCCTTACTTGTTGCAGGCGACACGGCTACCCCCAAAAAAGCCCTGGATTGGTTGCTAAGCACTTTGCAACAACCAGATGGACATTTTCTTCAGAATGCCTTTGCGGATGGTACCCCTTACTGGAATGGCATTCAAATGGACGAGACGGCCTTCCCAATTATCTTGGCGTGGAAACTCGGTCGTACCGATGCAGACACCTATATCAAACACATCAAGCCAGCTGCTGATTATATTGTGAAAAATGGCCCAGTTACGGGGCAAGAACGTTGGGAAGAAAACGCAGGCTATTCTCCCGGCACCATTGCTGCGGAAATTGCGGGTTTAGTTTGTGCCGCAGATATCGCCAAAATCAACGGTGACACAACCAGCGAGAAACGCTATTTGGCAACAGCAGACTACTGGCAAGGCATGGTAGAAAACTGGACATTTACGGCTAGCGGTTCGATTGGCAATGGCAAATATTTTGAACGCATTGATGATAATGGAAATCCCAATGACGGACACATTTTACACATTGGCAACGGTGGCGGCGATCGGGATGAACGTTCTATCGTTGACAGTAGCTTTTTAGAATTAGTGCGTCATGGAGTAAAAGCTGCAAATAATCCCTATATTCTCGCCTCCCTTCCGGCGATTGATTCCACCATTAAACAAACAATTCCTGGCAAAGGAGAGGGTTGGTTTCGCTATAATCACGACGGTTATGGTGAAACATCAACGGGTGCAGATTATACAGGTGCGGGAATCGGACGGCTGTGGCCTATTTTCACTGGAGAACGCGGTCATTTTGCGATCGCGCGTGGTAACAAAGCAGACTCTTACCTGGCAACAATGCGTGCCTTTGCCAATCCTTCTTACATGATTTCCGAGCAAGTTTGGGATCTCAATGCACCCTCTGGTTATATTCCCGGAACTCCCACTAAATCAATGACTCCCCTTTCCTGGTCGATGGGAGAATACATCACGTTGCTGGCATCAAATTATACTGGCAAAGTAATGGATATGCCGGAGGTTGTCTATCAGCGCTATGTCGTCAATTCATCCAAACCGCATCAAGGCAAAACGGTAGATTATAACGAAGCTAATGCAAAAAAAGGGTTAGCTTTAACGATTTATTACAAAGGGTTATTGACCAATTCTGAACAAGTCAAACTGCACTGGGGATACAATAATTGGCAGCAAGTTACTGACAGCCTGATGATCCAGCGAGAGGATGGATTCTGGGAGACAACACTCTCTGTTCCTCCGGTAGGAACTACTTTAAATTTTGCTTTCACCGATGGAAATAATTGGGATAACAACGGGGGGAACAACTGGAATGAAACTATCTCAAATTCTTAA
- a CDS encoding SAM-dependent chlorinase/fluorinase encodes MLVHIIADYGFGDLAFAEVVQRIRFYLPDAEPILTPVPAFATLAAGFCIAQLGLNEAPAGTIIYHNVAPREDDEQARVGNAGERLAFARLPTGVRVIGVNAGYAFSFVRDVAELSWAAVAAEGSQFRSRDLFPQAAAAIALGQPDALGDKIEPSDIPDVPSNRIAYIDGYGNLKTTIQYDASNGSDRANIRLRIGDIEQEATMSDGSFAVEPGQLAFAPGSSGWKNAQGEETRWIELFLRGGNAWESFKRPSVGTQIEII; translated from the coding sequence ATGCTAGTCCACATCATCGCTGATTACGGATTTGGCGATCTTGCGTTTGCGGAAGTCGTGCAGCGTATCAGGTTCTATCTACCGGATGCTGAGCCAATCCTCACCCCCGTGCCTGCTTTTGCCACCCTGGCTGCTGGCTTCTGTATCGCCCAGTTAGGTTTGAATGAAGCCCCGGCGGGAACGATTATTTACCACAACGTTGCGCCCCGCGAAGATGATGAACAGGCGCGTGTCGGGAATGCGGGTGAACGTCTGGCTTTCGCACGTCTCCCGACGGGTGTGCGGGTAATTGGAGTGAATGCTGGCTATGCCTTCTCGTTTGTCCGCGATGTAGCAGAATTGAGCTGGGCTGCTGTTGCTGCGGAAGGTTCGCAGTTTCGTTCTCGTGACTTGTTTCCGCAAGCGGCGGCAGCGATCGCGTTGGGACAACCAGATGCGCTAGGGGATAAGATTGAGCCTTCGGATATCCCCGATGTGCCGTCGAATCGAATTGCCTATATTGACGGCTATGGCAACTTAAAAACAACGATTCAATATGATGCCAGCAATGGGAGCGATCGCGCTAATATCCGTTTGCGGATCGGTGACATCGAGCAAGAAGCGACAATGAGCGATGGCAGCTTTGCCGTTGAACCCGGACAATTAGCCTTCGCACCCGGTAGCAGCGGTTGGAAAAATGCCCAAGGCGAAGAAACACGCTGGATCGAACTGTTCTTACGCGGTGGCAATGCCTGGGAGTCCTTCAAGCGTCCGTCAGTTGGCACGCAGATAGAGATTATCTAA
- the glpK gene encoding glycerol kinase GlpK: MTASTPAYVLALDLGTTGNRAILFNADGMIVSSAYKELTQYYPQPGWLEHDPREIWQDTCWAMQTVLQKAGITTKDITAIGLSVQRETCLLWDKTTGRPLHNAIVWQDRRTAPLCNQLASQGHAADIYDRTGLVLDAYFSATKLTWLLEEIQREHPPIDLENVLAGTIDTWILWNLTGGKVHATDDSNASRTMLMNLASREWDQTLLNLFKIPVHLMPKIQPSLGLFGYTQPELLGSEVPITAILGDQQASLFAHGCDRPGLLKCTYGTGCFLVTHTGEKIQRSRNQLLSTVAWTQTGNDGKIQVGYGMEGSIFTTGACIQWLRDGIKLITAATDTERMAQQVADNGGVYFVPALSGLGAPHWDMSARGAFFGITGGVQREHMVRAVLEAIAFQVKEVVQAINQDSGTDISLLKVDGGACQNDFLMQLQADVLGIPVERPAVLDASAQGAAFAAGLAVNFWQDYATLTASRQIDRTFQPGAGVTQAQANFTIWQKAVERAKHWAED, from the coding sequence ATGACTGCATCGACGCCTGCCTACGTTCTCGCCCTAGACCTCGGTACTACCGGCAACCGAGCGATCTTATTTAATGCTGACGGGATGATTGTTAGCTCTGCTTACAAAGAACTGACTCAGTATTATCCCCAACCGGGTTGGTTAGAGCATGACCCCAGAGAAATTTGGCAAGATACTTGTTGGGCGATGCAGACTGTATTGCAGAAGGCGGGCATAACGACAAAAGATATCACTGCAATTGGGTTAAGCGTGCAGAGAGAAACTTGTCTGCTGTGGGACAAAACCACGGGGCGACCTTTACATAATGCAATTGTCTGGCAAGACCGACGCACGGCACCGCTATGCAATCAACTTGCAAGTCAAGGTCACGCAGCAGATATCTACGATCGCACAGGGTTAGTATTAGATGCCTACTTTTCTGCAACTAAATTAACTTGGTTGTTGGAGGAAATTCAACGAGAACATCCCCCCATCGATTTAGAGAATGTTTTAGCAGGCACGATTGATACCTGGATTCTCTGGAACCTCACGGGCGGTAAGGTACACGCCACGGATGATAGTAACGCCAGCCGCACGATGTTGATGAATCTGGCTTCGCGGGAGTGGGATCAGACGCTACTGAATTTATTTAAAATTCCGGTTCATTTGATGCCAAAAATTCAGCCAAGTTTAGGCTTATTTGGCTACACTCAGCCGGAATTATTAGGCAGTGAGGTGCCCATTACGGCGATTTTAGGCGATCAACAAGCTTCCTTATTTGCTCATGGTTGCGATCGCCCTGGCTTATTAAAATGCACCTATGGCACTGGCTGCTTCTTAGTTACACATACCGGAGAGAAAATACAGCGATCGCGCAATCAACTCCTTTCGACTGTCGCTTGGACGCAGACAGGCAATGACGGAAAAATCCAAGTCGGTTATGGCATGGAAGGCAGTATATTTACCACTGGAGCTTGCATCCAATGGTTGCGGGATGGCATTAAACTGATTACTGCGGCTACGGATACAGAACGAATGGCGCAGCAGGTGGCGGATAACGGAGGTGTTTACTTCGTTCCGGCGTTGAGTGGTTTGGGTGCGCCGCACTGGGATATGAGTGCGAGGGGGGCATTTTTCGGCATTACAGGCGGAGTGCAGCGAGAACACATGGTCAGGGCGGTGCTAGAAGCGATCGCCTTCCAAGTCAAAGAAGTTGTACAAGCCATCAACCAAGATAGCGGCACCGACATTTCCCTGCTAAAAGTAGATGGAGGAGCTTGTCAAAATGACTTTTTAATGCAACTCCAAGCGGATGTTTTAGGAATCCCAGTAGAACGTCCAGCCGTTCTCGATGCTTCTGCACAAGGTGCCGCTTTTGCTGCTGGTTTGGCAGTTAATTTTTGGCAAGATTACGCCACATTAACCGCGAGTCGTCAAATCGACCGAACTTTTCAACCTGGTGCGGGAGTCACCCAGGCACAGGCGAATTTTACAATATGGCAAAAAGCAGTTGAAAGAGCGAAACATTGGGCGGAGGATTGA
- a CDS encoding erythromycin esterase family protein: MPDVTPTKLTDTLRHIAHPLTGATSDYDPLMELIGDARFVLLGEASHGTHEFYQARAEITKRLIQEKGFTAIAVEADWPDAYRVNRYVTGVSDDTTSNEALSGFGRFPAWMWRNADVVNFIDWLRQYNSALPENATKTGFYGLDLYSLHQSIAAVLDYLDKIDPEAAEQARHRYSCFEDFGEDAQSYGYVANFDVEESCESQVVNQLLELQRRASEYAHRDGRVTEDEFFYAEQNARLVKNAEEYYRSMFRGRVSSWNLRDRHMAETLQHLVAHLDKQSDRTKVVLWAHNSHLGDARATDMSAHGELNVGQLVREQYGRDAVLVGFSTYTGTVTAASNWDAPAERKRIRPAVPDSYEGLFHDTGLPRFLLALRDSGSSIKGLREPRLERAIGVIYRPETERSSHYFHARLPDQFDAIIHFDETQAVQPLERAGWETDEVPETFPSGF; encoded by the coding sequence ATGCCCGACGTGACTCCGACTAAGCTAACCGATACCCTGCGCCACATTGCCCACCCACTCACAGGTGCCACCTCTGACTACGACCCCTTGATGGAACTTATTGGCGATGCCCGCTTTGTCCTGCTGGGTGAGGCATCCCACGGCACCCATGAATTTTATCAAGCGCGAGCCGAAATTACCAAGCGGCTGATTCAAGAAAAAGGCTTTACAGCGATCGCTGTCGAAGCCGATTGGCCCGATGCTTACCGCGTCAACCGCTACGTCACTGGTGTCAGCGACGATACCACCAGTAACGAAGCACTCTCTGGCTTTGGACGCTTCCCCGCTTGGATGTGGCGCAACGCGGATGTGGTCAACTTCATTGATTGGCTACGCCAGTACAATAGCGCCCTCCCTGAAAATGCGACGAAGACTGGCTTCTACGGTCTTGACCTCTACAGCCTACACCAGTCAATCGCCGCCGTTCTCGACTACCTTGACAAAATTGACCCAGAGGCGGCAGAACAGGCGCGTCACCGCTACTCGTGCTTTGAAGACTTTGGTGAAGACGCTCAATCCTACGGGTATGTCGCCAACTTCGATGTTGAGGAATCCTGTGAGAGCCAAGTTGTCAACCAACTTCTAGAATTGCAACGTCGTGCTAGCGAGTACGCCCATCGGGATGGTCGCGTGACAGAGGACGAATTTTTCTATGCCGAACAGAACGCACGACTGGTCAAGAACGCCGAGGAATACTACCGCTCAATGTTTCGTGGTCGGGTGTCGTCGTGGAATTTGCGCGATCGCCACATGGCAGAAACGCTGCAACACCTCGTCGCTCATTTGGACAAACAAAGCGATCGCACTAAGGTCGTTCTGTGGGCGCACAACTCCCATCTCGGTGACGCCCGCGCCACCGACATGAGCGCACACGGCGAACTGAACGTCGGTCAACTGGTGCGCGAACAGTACGGTCGCGACGCGGTACTCGTCGGCTTCAGCACCTACACGGGAACCGTCACCGCCGCCTCAAATTGGGACGCACCCGCCGAACGCAAGCGCATCCGTCCGGCAGTCCCAGACAGTTATGAAGGGCTGTTTCACGATACGGGTTTGCCGCGCTTCCTGCTCGCCTTACGCGACAGTGGCTCATCAATCAAAGGATTGCGGGAGCCTCGATTAGAACGGGCGATCGGTGTCATCTATCGACCCGAAACCGAGCGGAGCAGCCATTACTTCCACGCACGGCTACCCGACCAATTTGACGCCATCATCCACTTCGACGAAACCCAAGCAGTGCAGCCACTAGAGCGTGCCGGATGGGAGACAGACGAAGTGCCAGAGACATTTCCCTCTGGTTTTTAA
- a CDS encoding phosphatase PAP2 family protein, with protein MGIEVLWSAESIIGVQRFFGASWSWFFKTLTILGTVPAIAVVFAVVLWIWGRELAYGLLGIILWATFTNVLIWTLFPVPRPHDPQIEIREKQTVPSFPSGHTVTATTLWGTLAAFNRIPIVVAVGIVAGVMLSRLYLGVHYPVDLLGGVSIGLILVLTYQRLWFVLLHWFSGRPFRFFLILGLSAPVAVFPFTGFLPQAWEIFGAALGMGIGMPLEYWYVHYSPDILPFQKQMLKLAIGLGGLAMLVLVPRLIGIYGVALEVVTFAIAALWIVFLAPALFVRMKLSSTGLT; from the coding sequence ATGGGGATTGAGGTACTGTGGAGTGCTGAGTCGATTATTGGAGTTCAGCGCTTTTTTGGGGCTAGCTGGAGTTGGTTCTTTAAGACCCTCACCATACTAGGGACAGTTCCGGCGATCGCAGTGGTCTTTGCTGTGGTGTTGTGGATCTGGGGGCGAGAGCTTGCCTACGGCTTGCTGGGTATTATCCTCTGGGCAACCTTTACAAACGTCCTGATTTGGACACTCTTCCCGGTGCCGCGTCCGCACGACCCGCAGATCGAGATCCGCGAAAAACAAACAGTACCGTCCTTTCCCAGCGGACACACCGTTACTGCAACTACCCTGTGGGGAACGTTAGCTGCGTTCAATCGTATCCCGATCGTGGTTGCGGTGGGTATTGTTGCGGGGGTGATGCTGAGTCGCCTATATCTCGGCGTACACTATCCGGTAGACTTACTCGGTGGCGTGTCGATCGGGCTGATCCTGGTGCTGACTTATCAGCGTTTGTGGTTCGTGCTTTTGCACTGGTTCTCCGGACGCCCCTTTCGATTTTTCTTAATCCTCGGTCTTTCCGCACCCGTTGCAGTGTTTCCTTTCACCGGCTTTTTGCCCCAAGCTTGGGAAATTTTTGGTGCTGCACTGGGTATGGGAATTGGAATGCCCCTGGAATATTGGTACGTTCATTACTCTCCAGATATACTTCCCTTCCAAAAGCAAATGTTGAAGCTGGCGATCGGTTTGGGAGGACTTGCCATGCTCGTACTGGTGCCTCGCCTCATCGGCATTTACGGGGTGGCGCTTGAGGTGGTGACGTTTGCGATCGCGGCACTGTGGATCGTGTTCTTGGCACCGGCACTGTTTGTACGCATGAAACTATCATCGACAGGACTGACGTAG
- a CDS encoding glycoside hydrolase family 31 protein — MSLFKEISLKIRFVLGSLLYVSYMPQAWVYSRQRDRIEQEFLNPPADEAFDNPGKLLRGEPSNRGANFYFEQAELEICFLTSDLVRVDWKPGIPPIPYAIARQDWSEVETTLEETAEGWTVSSHNLTVIVGIDGSLKFCDASGQPLREELPPQRKDGGWIHKAQLREEERIYGLGERASSLNLRAAKEVTKKGEVTQQPKTYRMWNYDAAGMYAPGSDPMYICIPVYWGLHSAGSYLVFYENSFNANFTFADVATADFDGGSLRYYFTSGSPAELLERYTELTGRSPLPPRWALGYHQSKWGYGTEEAVRKEAKTFQAHNLPLSAIHLDIDCQVGYRAFTIDPERFPNLGSFTQELAELGVQFIAILNPGIKYSRQSNLFLEGQILDAFCKHPNGKLVVAPVWPGWSVFPDYTNPTVRKWWSRQYAYLLDVGVAGFWHDMNEPAAFILWGDRSLPKPTRHFLEGRGGDHREAHNIYGLLQAEAGYESLREHRPHQRPFIVSRSGWAGLQRYAWTWTGDIECTWAALRQTVATVVGLGLSGVPYSGPDIGGFQGNPSAELYLRWFQMASFLTFCRTHSSNNVEHRTPWTYGEPYLSIIRQFLQLRYRLLPYFYTLAWEASQKGYSPVRPLFWADSDESALWDVEDAFLLGDALLICPIVEDKARSRDVILPKGRWYRFWDDAVLEGSQSVNLDAPLEQIPVLVRAGSILPMEEQRQLILHLYPPVQGTGEAHLYSDAGDGYGESRLDRFRMVRDENGLELTWEEQHGDYAFPYASVQVQLHGMEVQQAWIDGAEVTCQGNRVECVSAAGGGSIHRFQQIRLKGAFF, encoded by the coding sequence ATGAGTCTCTTCAAAGAAATATCGCTAAAGATACGTTTTGTTCTAGGATCGCTGCTCTATGTGAGTTATATGCCGCAGGCATGGGTCTATTCTCGCCAACGCGATCGCATTGAACAAGAGTTTCTCAATCCGCCAGCCGATGAGGCTTTTGACAACCCCGGAAAATTACTGCGGGGCGAGCCAAGCAATCGAGGTGCTAATTTTTACTTCGAGCAAGCAGAGTTAGAAATTTGTTTTCTGACTAGCGATTTAGTCCGAGTGGATTGGAAGCCGGGGATACCGCCGATTCCGTATGCGATCGCTCGTCAGGATTGGTCGGAAGTCGAGACGACGCTGGAAGAAACGGCGGAGGGTTGGACGGTTTCGAGCCACAATCTCACCGTTATCGTCGGAATCGATGGCAGCCTGAAATTCTGCGACGCCTCTGGGCAACCCTTACGGGAAGAACTCCCGCCGCAACGAAAAGACGGGGGATGGATTCACAAAGCCCAACTGCGAGAAGAAGAACGCATTTATGGCTTGGGAGAACGCGCTTCCTCCCTCAATCTGCGTGCAGCGAAGGAGGTAACAAAGAAAGGAGAAGTTACCCAGCAACCTAAAACCTATCGGATGTGGAACTATGACGCGGCTGGGATGTATGCCCCCGGTTCAGATCCGATGTATATTTGCATTCCGGTTTATTGGGGTCTTCACTCCGCAGGCAGTTACTTGGTTTTCTATGAAAATTCTTTTAACGCTAATTTTACGTTTGCGGATGTCGCCACCGCTGACTTCGACGGAGGATCGCTGCGTTACTACTTTACTTCCGGCTCCCCAGCGGAACTACTAGAGCGTTACACGGAGTTGACGGGACGTTCTCCCCTGCCTCCCCGCTGGGCTTTGGGCTATCATCAGTCCAAGTGGGGGTATGGTACCGAAGAAGCAGTCCGAAAAGAAGCGAAGACATTTCAGGCTCATAACTTGCCGTTGAGTGCGATTCACCTGGATATTGACTGTCAGGTGGGATACCGAGCCTTCACAATTGACCCGGAACGCTTTCCCAACTTAGGAAGTTTTACGCAAGAACTGGCTGAGTTGGGGGTACAGTTTATTGCCATTCTCAACCCAGGAATCAAGTACAGCCGCCAGAGCAACTTGTTCTTGGAGGGTCAGATTCTCGATGCGTTTTGCAAACACCCCAACGGCAAGCTTGTCGTTGCCCCGGTCTGGCCTGGTTGGTCAGTTTTCCCCGATTACACGAATCCAACGGTACGCAAGTGGTGGAGTCGGCAGTATGCATACTTGCTCGATGTCGGCGTGGCGGGATTTTGGCACGACATGAACGAACCGGCTGCATTTATTCTTTGGGGCGATCGCTCTCTTCCCAAACCGACGCGGCATTTCCTGGAAGGGAGAGGTGGCGACCACCGCGAGGCGCATAACATCTACGGGTTGCTGCAAGCGGAGGCGGGATATGAAAGTCTGCGGGAACATCGACCCCATCAACGCCCGTTCATTGTTTCGCGTTCGGGTTGGGCAGGACTCCAGCGCTATGCTTGGACTTGGACGGGCGATATTGAGTGTACTTGGGCGGCGTTGCGCCAGACGGTGGCAACGGTCGTGGGGTTAGGACTATCGGGAGTTCCTTATAGTGGCCCGGATATCGGCGGTTTTCAGGGAAATCCGAGTGCTGAACTTTACCTGCGCTGGTTCCAGATGGCAAGTTTTCTGACTTTTTGCCGCACCCATTCTTCTAATAACGTTGAACACCGCACGCCGTGGACGTATGGCGAACCTTACCTGAGTATTATTCGGCAATTCTTGCAATTACGCTACCGACTGCTGCCCTACTTCTATACATTGGCTTGGGAAGCAAGCCAGAAGGGTTATTCTCCAGTTCGTCCGCTTTTCTGGGCTGACAGCGATGAATCTGCACTTTGGGATGTAGAGGATGCTTTCTTGTTGGGCGATGCACTGCTGATTTGTCCGATTGTCGAGGATAAAGCGCGATCGCGTGACGTTATCTTACCCAAGGGTCGTTGGTATCGTTTCTGGGATGATGCCGTGCTGGAGGGTTCGCAGTCGGTCAATCTGGATGCACCGCTAGAGCAGATTCCGGTGCTGGTGAGGGCGGGGAGTATTCTCCCAATGGAGGAACAGCGGCAACTGATTCTCCACCTCTATCCACCCGTGCAAGGAACCGGCGAAGCTCATCTTTACAGCGACGCCGGAGATGGATATGGAGAATCGCGGCTCGATCGGTTCCGGATGGTGCGGGACGAGAACGGTTTAGAACTGACCTGGGAAGAACAACACGGGGATTATGCTTTCCCTTACGCCAGTGTCCAAGTGCAACTTCACGGGATGGAAGTGCAGCAAGCTTGGATCGATGGGGCAGAAGTGACTTGTCAGGGGAATCGTGTGGAATGCGTTAGCGCAGCGGGAGGCGGTAGCATCCATCGCTTCCAGCAAATTCGTTTGAAAGGAGCGTTTTTTTAA